A genomic stretch from Diprion similis isolate iyDipSimi1 chromosome 1, iyDipSimi1.1, whole genome shotgun sequence includes:
- the LOC124408795 gene encoding protein unc-80 homolog isoform X1, which produces MANMEKRRSIDDSLHDQALPIPIQTFLWRQTSPFIRAKLGKLHEASCMFCQRAPGHHEMKEACKSFEKVLVQNLHFGLSPSLTDALGAVPRWRLIQAALPHVLHAAANLLHNRKDTNLQSLGAVETKLLYTLHWIILDAAEECADADAEAGIYHSNPFYYLFSIPTMSLFVYLFAPICNHLKESDFTTNFRLENGLKMWTALWECRHPDTPCFTAHCRPKPRALWTRSMKMSKHNQQFDDIFLAKKGATEEFLDTESPPSQSASVCFSDQGAPPSTKQPDEDQSNWVSSPKDTVFPETIPEESSSTEDEHVVIFRLPSLTESEKTIDGVKEVSTIFAGEASIFHVAMGRTTNAFKSTMTIEQVTAISGLDAKQFESKPFMQKMGSLDKDSVDSSKIMGTATNFHGSPTTRSTIRNGGHASIVDICAATFLDVAVLRCLFVAQWQEEGVFWALQFLYHRLREISEESYTQQQPRRRSNSLPIPKIEVSIYQSPESNRREEAKDFIEVPEPKDVSILADLATFSESPYASKLADSSHTRRASEKVKKRMKMADLKAFVETKLLSKSEKTLEKIGQDEPKPFFEQECHRSLDTGDDHLTRPASTFSKIFDAKDVDRIKHPTNLIKGKSMPSLSCLIDELTAGGYIGDTRVERKQGRFYSQSYAVPNPIITVTEHTPTPSPDYMKRQGSIDSQLDATSLHGSRLGFERKPSLTRSQTDSNITYTGEEIPEAPGSACYITKEGDIDYQVVLKAVHAVALRDNLCCTLRVCENILNLLELLMDMGVLKQCLREEATNSNAGSNSGKSDKAPSKHDSPTNDQQQKSNSRPTGVEVTAHHLLMNCVIRVLKHLGCPHGCAEGMRGPPADFIRSQGQTILCKLHRASSRQFSKFLRSMIRDQPIPEILDFFHAYVGFCVDPSSLLSPLNQKRSSSKSPDVASQGGYATNFGAGLGGGGGRGIEGQIMCNVFKTLVTRFVKSFKELKSQENVTIHCDLRQLMTYIKEAHGGVFRRVALSGLLDSADRPNKRNNSNIQTTRVIRHIHQSELEENVDLGAESCYVMDDRGTRKFLFKKRSTSSTCASLLETELSEENAKISQSPSGNLRKKHHILTPRQSERNLGIAESCMGSAKSRKLKRFQIGGIVNWFRKEYGRTDSTDSHDSSESPTEGSFIRQPSIHHAYYRSTSRGGRGVGQTLQKAKRRMEDQLNKIGLGKGKKKESLEEAPGCYFSRRNSMDIGEASRESEFVVLKERRMVPIALVHTGMLRFSFLLETCQPGSVPDHHLMAAILDLPHAPVVARAALILECAHLVHQCNKGHWPTWMKLNFPIFRPSVPLNSRNAPTGLRRTHVLQRSAGKLFYQWAEAIGTRLEEMLAEDKLNVDAITAMVSDENKQKELVVEDEEEDFLDEASINGYGSQCPIALRLVACTLLLEITAFLRETYQTLPKSSRLSTRERPPPWERMYSREANRRWSMALSSMGHSQTSAQSLQSIAGDREAERKISFVLHEPDNESEGSSKSTVTIQGEEIQINDKEKSKRTPAPQGRPFLLRRGTTGNPTGSFKRRSLKLRRGTKDGKDVEGESYTVKRADSIQSKRKVSSLSDRSDTSEPGLGGEVSGEESPGILSDDQPPESPSDSNDTDETNKNFPWLKVVVQIANSFNFYCSHQNFCHPICYRRQMRASARLIKSIRKIYGEEFGIINGTGTFDFDTDKKDDTKKDKRSRKISDQASTQVSPVRRKDSMGRKDRIERALDGSQSGRLIGGHRDSSKDIAESDFDRGKDSSKRSDKDNRSKNLPPISKYIKTQVKDAFHTPLATLVKGAVVMSEELFVDILSVSWELLLESNQEVAASAASLFIISAVRAPNQASDIMHHGLHHTNTTIRINAILRFQVLWKLRYQVWPRMEEAAHMTFKVPPPGIEFTLPSPKIGIESLPVVDPPWMPQVKTKVEEVTINQERHRSLVTATKTRKKQQTELIKKALQAQDDKKREERENFLITTIPITVQAAYEPSPVGDDHDEGNVGDEDPGESVPRNTSHHGQSALSLFPSSLCSAIIQIINLLDDAAVSEDGNAVYEVAYQVIWNCLVEDSALFLRYVLERLTREKQELMFKILRHLIRFVPKLPQQAAFALYNYIIGYVMFYVRSPHEEGQKLIGTALSILWMVVHSVHGIMFKDLKQILRKEQCDASILLTANVPSAKKIIVHGPQDPDAGGIPSQFPVQEDTQFCQILRESVDFFGIEESKHKEYFLIDYKTHQIHNPTSYVRDYYFFKRSQYPQLELVHMKPEEAFNALQRQELIHKFVEIGKVLLTWAILKNVDMVVQRVVFLHEELMKLPSFPRKALEADLDLYKGGEIGKELLGLDVLHKFMWVRLIARMFEAMAGNFAYSGDIHLFLNVLNGAIILHSEDSCILRYVMATYINAAHNFKNIFSTNGYLLIMPTLLQLYSNHQTNKLVKTTVEYAVKQFYLMNRKPFILQMFGSVSAILDTDEMSVHGEAHKVASNCLFNLLLSLETPSPDPLNIGELVKEDKPLKAIDFCYHDENEMVTVLDCISLCVMVIAYAADSVRGQQMLIILEAILPCYVQQIQSPTYNKEGKTEKEIINQLAIAVKTLVNNSEALTKNYNGPQRSSPEHKGSSQRNYGKGPYSPGFDFDDETHNKYVEHSRTKILYDRDNEDSENCHKTEFRRPRDTLLNMVGDFLARCSVRLAELNKKATQDGKAIELLDSKCHVRLADIAHSLLKISPYDSDTMGCRGLRRYMNDILPSTEWSNDDMRPALIIILRRLDKTFSKIYKKASIRRNTDWEAAGDLLKGVYETLSRYPYIAHFQHLKTLLSTCQALIIGDTTGLVEVASAASAALMSQIPPQHFCSTVLRLIALHVISLGEVYSLENVCGGQSMFATQNRTESVLLNLLIPLFLRVGTGRKDVPKLRQADISFALTAVLNTLWPPTAKTAPITAQNLKTATDMRTGSLTFTARDAKAPTKISLTLYQVAFLALKIMIICFEAELKKEWPRILRTMRLLNKRNEASIHLWDFLEFVVTHRTALYIQMSPFIVHKIGQPPISEHERNMQSIIRKKINGIGMPVPKSRGTLLTDLSHDLKDLKEEIDDRKFDEMQPEPKRSVVDMHPGAPNAMPNSNEGQHGRTQRPSLIDLLTGDLGSRAHINRTPAETPSQHSQPTPVSHPTPPHTCNQSLIPKSAHAIQPQFPVIHPPTSVQPTTNVTRGSASSTSAGSTTLKEVSEDSTKDMQLDQPLSTDRSQPSSANDEHNNVKSHPILPHQKTSKLRFVSSVEFRHSSGETLTTQLSPSSPTEDSSGESRSNRPRLQRSTGQSKKTFRLRKSRRSRIEVSHIKLESPDTSNQPMASTPPTATELSVSGIPSESSSIRSKRSLSARQGHNDSRGNHQQSDISWDEDTSVVSQTSSTSGYRDSYSMQLISLESGIQSAPPLASPDLNDLPSTSSATTNYIVCDGSSPDCSINGSGGEKTALLTNSQRSSSQHSLLMVFQTQDEDTLI; this is translated from the exons ATGGCTAACATGGAAAAAAGACGGTCCATTGATGACAGCTTGCATGATCAAGCCTTGCCTATTCCAATACAGACCTTTCTCTGGAGACAAACAAG TCCGTTCATACGAGCCAAGCTTGGAAAACTTCACGAAGCATCATGTATG TTCTGTCAACGTGCGCCCGGCCATCAT GAAATGAAAGAAGCGTGCAAG TCCTTTGAGAAAGTACTCGTACAGAATTTACACTTCGGACTCTCACCGTCGTTGACTGATGCTCTGGGTGCTGTTCCTCGATGGCGTCTCATCCAAGCTGCTCTTCCACACGTCCTGCATGCCGCAGCAAACCTTTTACATAACAG AAAAGACACCAATCTCCAAAGTCTTGGAGCAGTTGAGACAAAGCTTCTCTATACTTTGCACTGGATCATTTTGGACGCTGCTGAAGAATGTGCAGACGCAGATGCCGAAGCTGGAATTTATCACTCCAATCCATTCTATTACTTGTTCTCTATACCAACAATGTCG TTATTTGTTTATCTTTTTGCTCCGATCTGCAACCACCTAAAGGAGTCAGACTTCACTACCAACTTCCGTCTAGAAAACGGTCTCAAAATGTGGACCGCGCTATGGGAATGTCGACATCCTGATACCCCTTGTTTCACAGCGCATTGTCGTCCAAAACCACGAGCACTATGGACTCGTTCAATGAAGATGTCTAAGCACAATCAACAGTTCGATGACATATTCTTAGCAA AAAAAGGCGCCACTGAAGAATTCTTAGACACAGAAAGCCCGCCGAGTCAATCAGCTAGTGTGTGCTTTTCTGACCAAGGTGCTCCCCCATCAACCAAACAACCGGATGAAGAC CAGAGTAATTGGGTCTCTTCACCAAAAGATACAGTATTTCCCGAAACGATACCTGAAGAAAGTTCAAGCACCGAAGACGAACATGTG GTAATATTCAGACTACCATCTCTCACAGAGTCGGAGAAGACTATAGACGGTGTGAAAGAGGTGTCAACAATTTTTGCT GGTGAAGCCAGCATTTTTCATGTTGCCATGGGCCGTACGACGAATGCCTTCAAATCCACCATGACTATAGAACAAGTCACTGCAATATCCGGCTTAGACGCGAAACAATTTGAATCGAAACCATTCATGCAGAAAATGGG ATCGTTAGACAAGGACTCAGTTGATAGTTCTAAAATCATGGGAACTGCTACAAACTTTCATGGCTCACCTACCACTCGATCTACGATTAGAAATGGAGGCCATGCATCGATTGTTGATATATGCGCAGCGACATTCCTTGATGTGGCTGTCCTCAGATGTCTCTTTGTTGCGCAATGGCAAGAAGAAGGTGTATTTTGGGCTCTTCAGTTTCTGTATCATCG GCTCCGAGAAATCAGCGAAGAGTCCTACACGCAGCAGCAACCTCGGAGACGGAGCAATTCTTTACCGATTCCAAAAATCGAGGTATCGATCTACCAAAGTCCGGAGAGTAACAGGCGCGAAGAGGCTAAGGATTTCATCGAAGTCCCAGAGCCCAAAGACGTTTCTATTCTTGCAG ATCTTGCTACCTTTTCAGAATCTCCGTACGCTTCAAAGTTGGCTGATTCAAGCCACACTCGGCGTGCCagtgaaaaagttaaaaagcGTATGAAAATGGCCGATCTCAAAGCGTTTGTTGAAACTAAACTGCTGTCGAAGTCTGAAAAAACTTTGGAAAAGATCGGCCAAGATGAACCGAAGCCATTTTTTGAACAG GAATGTCATAGGAGCCTGGACACAGGAGATGATCATCTGACTAGACCGGCTTCtacattttcgaaaatattcgaTGCAAAAGATGTAGACAGAATAAAGCATCCGACCAATTTAATTAAAGGGAAAAGCATGCCCAGTTTGAG CTGCTTGATAGACGAGCTGACCGCGGGCGG atACATAGGCGACACTCGCGTAGAAAGAAAGCAGGGTCGATTTTACAGTCAATCTTACGCTGTTCCCAATCCTATAATTACCGTGACCGAACACACGCCTACACCATCTCCGGATTACATGAAACGTCAG GGTTCCATCGATAGTCAACTAGACGCAACCAGTCTGCATGGTAGTCGATTAGGATTTGAAAGAAAGCCAAGTCTTACCAGATCGCAAACTGACTCGAATATCACTTATACCGGAGAAGAAATTCCCGAAGCTCCAGGATCAGCTTGCTACATCACCAAAGAAGGCGACATAGATTATCAAGTGGTACTCAAG GCTGTACACGCGGTAGCGCTCCGAGATAACTTGTGCTGTACGTTGCGTGTCTGTGAAAACATCTTAAATCTGTTGGAACTACTGATGGATATGGGAGTGCTGAAACAATGTCTTCGCGAGGAGGCAACTAACAGTAATGCTG GTTCTAATAGCGGCAAGTCTGATAAGGCTCCCAGTAAGCATGATTCTCCGACGAatgaccagcagcagaaaagtaACAGTAGACCAACGGGAGTGGAAGTAACTGCACATCATTTGTTGATGAATTGTGTGATCAGAGTTTTAAAACATTTGGGATGTCCACACGGTTGTGCGGAAGGCATGCGTGGTCCACCTGCAGACTTTATTCGGTCGCAAGGTCAAACTATACTTTGCAAACTACATCGCGCAAGTTCTcgacaattttcaaagtttttacgAAGTATGATTCGTGATCAACCCATACCAGAGATTTTGGATTTCTTTCACGCTTATGTGGGATTCTGCGTAGATCCAAGTTCGTTATTATCTCCACTTA ACCAGAAACGAAGCTCGAGCAAATCCCCGGATGTTGCATCACAGGGAGGGTACGCAACTAATTTTGGTGCTGGCCTAGGCGGGGGTGGAGGTCGTGGCATAGAGGGGCAAATAATGTGCAATGTCTTTAAGACTCTGGTCACAAGATTTGTCAAATCTTTCAAGGAATTGAAGTCTCAGGAAAACGTGACCATTCACTGTGATCTCAGGCAGCTAATGACTTACATTAAGGAAGCTCATGGTGGGGTTTTCCGTCGAGTTGCTCTCAGCGGTTTACTAGATTCTGCTGACAGAccgaacaaacgaaataacAGCAATATTCAAACGACTCGTGTCATAAG ACACATACATCAATCGGAACTAGAAGAAAACGTTGACCTTGGCGCCGAGTCATGCTACGTTATGGATGACAGAGGAAcccgtaaatttttattcaaaaagcGGAGCACTTCCTCCACATGTGCC AGCCTCTTGGAGACGGAACTGAGTGAAGAAAATGCAAAGATCAGCCAAAGTCCGTCGGGGAATTTGCGAAAGAAACATCATATCCTAACTCCTAGACAAAGCGAGCGAAATTTGGGTATTGCTGAGTCTTGCATGGGATCTGCAAAGTCACGGAAATTGAAGCGATTTCAAATTGGAGGAATCG TAAATTGGTTCCGAAAGGAATACGGCCGAACTGATTCAACGGATAGCCATGATAGCAGCGAATCTCCAACAGAGGGTAGTTTCATCAGACAACCAAGTATACATCATGCTTATTATCGCAGTACTTCGAGAGGTGGAAGAGG GGTTGGCCAAACGCTACAGAAAGCAAAGCGTAGAATGGAGGATCAATTGAACAAAATTGGATTaggaaagggaaaaaagaaagagagttTGGAAGAAGCACCAGGATGTT ATTTCAGCCGAAGAAACTCTATGGATATCGGCGAGGCATCTAGAGAGTCAGAATTCGTAGtgttgaaagaaagaaggatgGTTCCTATCGCCTTGGTGCACACTGGTATGCTGAggttttcatttctattgGAAACATGTCAACCAGGTTCCGTACCAGATCATCATTTGATGGCAGCCATCCTGGACTTG CCACACGCACCTGTCGTAGCACGTGCCGCACTCATTTTGGAATGTGCCCATCTCGTACACCAGTGCAATAAAGGCCATTGGCCGACATGGATGAAACTAAATTTCCCAATCTTCCGCCCTTCCGTCCCACTCAATAGTCGAAATGCACCTACTGGTCTGCGGCGAACACATGTTTTGCAGCGGTCAGCTGGAAAATTGTTCTACCAATGGGCAGAG GCTATTGGTACAAGATTGGAAGAAATGCTTGCTGAGGATAAGCTTAATGTGGATGCCATAACGGCAATGGTTTCTGACGAAAATAAACAGAAGGAACTTGTGgtggaggatgaggaggaggactTTCTCGATGAAG CCAGTATCAATGGTTATGGATCTCAATGTCCAATTGCTCTTCGACTGGTAGCTTGTACACTTCTTTTGGAGATAACGGCTTTTTTGAGAGAGACATATCAGACTTTGCCAAAGTCCAGCAGACTGTCAACTCGAGAACGACCTCCACCTTGGGAAAGAATGTATAGTCGTGAAGCCAATCGCCGGTGGAGTATGGCTCTTTCATCAATGGGACATTCCCAGACATCGGCACAAAGTCTCCAGTCCATTGCTGGAGATCGAGAGGCAG AGAGAAAGATTAGTTTTGTGCTGCACGAACCAGACAATGAATCGGAGGGCAGTAGCAAGTCTACTGTAACAATTCAAGGGGAGGAGATACAAATTAACGACAAGGAGAAGAGCAAACGTACTCCTGCTCCACAGGGGCGTCCATTTTTATTACGTCGTGGAACAACAGGTAATCCAACTGGATCCTTTAAACGAAGAAGCTTGAAGCTACGCAGAGGAACCAAGGATGGAAAAGACGTAGAGGGTGAATCTT ATACTGTAAAACGTGCAGACTCTATTCAGTCAAAAAGGAAAGTGAGCTCTTTATCAGACAGGAGCGACACTTCTGAACCAGGACTTGGCGGTGAAGTAAGCGGTGAAGAATCTCCAGGAATACTTAGCGATGATCAACCTCCGGAGAGTCCAAGTGACAGCAATGACACTGATGAaaccaataaaaattttccctggCTAAAG GTAGTTGTGCAAATAGCAAATTCCTTCAACTTTTACTGTTCTCATCAAAATTTCTGCCACCCAATATGTTATCGACGACAAATGCGCGCTAGTGCCAGGCTTATAAAATCAATTAGAAAAATCTATGGAGAGGAGTTCGGGATTATCAATGGAACTGGTACATTTGATTTTGATACAGACAAAAAAGATGATACCAAAAAGGACAAACGAAGTCGCAAGATTTCTGATCAAGCCAGTACTCAAGTCTCACCGGTTCGTCGAAAAGATAGCATGGGCAGAAAGGACAG gATTGAGAGAGCCTTAGACGGTTCTCAATCTGGTAGACTAATCGGAGGGCACAGAGACTCATCTAAAGATATCGCAGAATCAGATTTTGACAGAGGGAAAGATTCATCAAAAAGATCTGATAAAGATAATCGTTCCAAAAATCTGCCaccaatttcaaaatacataaaaacTCAG GTCAAAGATGCATTCCATACACCATTGGCAACGTTGGTTAAGGGTGCTGTTGTGATGTCAGAAGAATTATTTGTCGATATTCTTTCTGTATCTTGGGAACTTCTGCTTGAATCAAACCAAGAAGTTGCTGCATCAGCGGCATCCTTGTTCATTATTTCGGCAGTACGAGCTCCAAACCAAGCAAGCGATATAATGCACCATGGCCTACATCATACGAATACCACAATTAGAATAAACGCTATTCTCAGATTTCAAGTCCTTTGGAAACTGCGATATCAGGTTTGGCCCCGTATGGAGGAAGCTGCTCATATGACCTTCAAAGTCCCACCACCTGGTATAGAATTCACATTGCCTTCTCCGAAAATTGGAATAGAATCGTTACCAGTTGTCGATCCACCATGGATGCCTCAAGTTAAAACGAAAGTTGAAGAAGTGACGATTAATCAGGAACGTCAT AGGTCATTAGTAACAGCGACGAAAACTCGCAAGAAGCAACAAACTGAACTTATAAAAAAAGCTCTCCAGGCACAGGATGATAAAAAacgagaggagagagaaaattttttaattaccacTATACCGATTACGGTACAAGCAGCTTACGAGCCTAGTCCTGTTGGCGATGACCATGATGAAG GAAACGTAGGAGATGAAGATCCGGGCGAATCAGTACCCAGGAACACTTCACATCACGGACAATCTGCTCTGTCGTTGTTTCCATCGTCTTTGTGTTCAGctattatacaaataattaaTCTTCTAGATGACGCTGCAGTTTCTGAAGATGGAAACGCAGTATATGAAGTTGCTTATCAA GTGATTTGGAATTGCTTGGTAGAGGACAGTGCTTTGTTTTTACGATACGTCTTGGAGCGTTTGACGAGGGAGAAGCAAGAACTGATGTTCAAAATCCTTAGACATCTTATCAGATTTGTTCCAAAACTTCCACAACAGGCTGCCTTTGCTCTGTACAATTACATCATAGGATATGTTATGTTTTACGTACGTTCTCCGCATGAGGAAGGACAAAAGCTTATTGGGACAGCCTTGTCAATACTATGGATG GTAGTACACAGTGTTCATGGAATAATGTTCAAAGATTTAAAGCAAATACTGAGGAAAGAGCAGTGCGATGCCTCGATTCTTCTCACGGCTAACGTGCCATCggctaaaaaaattatagtacACGGTCCACAGGATCCAGATGCAGGTGGAATCCCCTCACAATTTCCTGTACAAGAGGATACGCAATTTTGTCAGATATTGAGAGAATCTGTGGATTTTTTTGGTATTGAAGAAAGTAAACATAAGGAGTATTTTTTGATCGATTACAAAACAC ATCAAATACACAACCCGACCTCTTATGTACGAGACTACTATTTCTTCAAGCGGTCTCAGTACCCTCAACTTGAACTTGTGCACATGAAACCTGAAGAAGCCTTCAATGCCTTACAGCGTCAGGAATTGATTCATAAGTTTGTAGAGATCGGCAAAGTCCTCTTAACGTgggcaattttgaaaaatgtggataTGGTTGTACAAAGGGTAGTATTTTTGCATGAAGAACTTATGAAACTTCCTTCTTTTCCAAGAAAAGCCCTGGAGGCTGACCTCGATCTCTACAAAGGTGGAGAAATTGGGAAG GAACTCCTTGGCCTAGATGTATTGCACAAATTTATGTGGGTGAGATTAATCGCTCGAATGTTTGAAGCGATGGCAGGAAATTTTGCTTATTCCGGTGACATTCATCTGTTTCTCAACGTTCTAAACGGAGCAATAATACTCCACAGTGAAGATTCATGTATTTTGAGATACGTAATGGCTACATACATCAATGCTGCtcacaattttaaaaatattttctcaacaaaTGGATACTTACTAATTATGCCTACGTTATTACAATTGTATTCCAATcatcaaacaaacaaactggtGAAGACCACGGTTGAATATGCTGTCAAACAATTTTATCTTATGAATAGAAAACCTTTCATACTTCAAATGTTTGGTAGCGTATCAGCAATTTTAGACACCGATGAAATGAGCGTACACGGAGAAGCTCATAAG GTTGCATCTAATTGCCTGTTCAATCTTTTGTTAAGCTTGGAAACCCCATCACCAGATCCTTTAAATATTGGAGAATTGGTGAAAGAAGATAAACCTCTAAAGGCTATTGATTTTTGTTAccacgatgaaaatgaaatggttACAGTTTTGGACTGTATCTCTCTTTGTGTTATGGTTATTGCATACGCAGCTGATTCAGTTCGTGGGCAACAAATGCTG ATAATCTTGGAGGCAATACTACCTTGTTATGTGCAGCAGATTCAATCACCCACTTATAATAAAGAGGGAAAAACTGAAAAGGAAATTATTAATCAATTAGCTATTGCTGTGAAGACCTTAGTCAACAACTCCGAAGCTCTGACTAA AAATTACAACGGACCGCAGAGGTCGAGCCCAGAACATAAAGGCTCCAGTCAAAGAAATTACGGCAAAGGTCCGTATTCGCCtggttttgattttgatgatgAAACCCACAATAAATATGTAGAACATTCGAGGACGAAGATTTTGTATGATAGAGACAATGAAGACTCGGAAAATTGCCATAAGACTGAATTCAGGAGACCAAGAGATACTCTCCTGAATATGGTAGGAGATTTCCTTGCTAGATGCTCTGTGCGTCTTGCCGAACTGAATAAAAAAGCAACTCAGGATGGTAAAGCAATCGAATTACTTGATTCCAAATGCCATGTG AGACTAGCGGATATCGCTCACAGTCTTCTAAAGATTTCACCCTACGATTCCGATACAATGGGCTGCAGAGGATTGCGAAGATACATGAATGATATACTCCCATCCACCGAATGGTCCAATGACGACATGAGGCCAgctttgataattattttaagacGGCTTGACAAAACGTTCagcaaaatttataaaaaagctTCAATAAGACGAAACACCGACTGGGAAGCTGCGGGTGATTTGCTAAAGGGTGTTTACGAAACATTGTCAAGATATCCGTACATCGCTCATTTTCAACACTTGAAGACGCTTTTAAGCACATGCCAG GCTCTCATAATTGGGGATACAACTGGCTTGGTGGAAGTAGCATCGGCTGCATCAGCTGCTCTAATGAGTCAAATACCACCACAGCATTTTTGTTCAACAGTATTACGTTTGATAGCTCTCCACGTGATTTCTCTCGGGGAAGTCTATTCACTAGAGAATGTCTGCGGAGGCCAATCAATGTTCGCTACTCAAAATCGAACGGAAAGTGTACTTTTAAATCTACTAATACCTCTGTTCTTGCGCGTTGGCACGGGAAGAAAGG ATGTTCCGAAACTGAGACAGGCAGACATAAGTTTTGCTCTGACAGCTGTTTTGAATACCCTGTGGCCACCGACGGCAAAAACTGCTCCCATCACAgcacaaaatttaaaaactgcgACCGACATGAGAACTGGTAGCTTGACGTTCACTGCCAGGGATGCAAAGGCTCCAACAAAAATATCATTAACATTGTATCAAGTTGCATTTTTAg cATTGAAGATTATGATAATTTGCTTTGAAGCAGAACTGAAGAAAGAATGGCCTAGAATTTTACGCACCATGCGACTTTTGAATAAGCGGAATGAGGCATCTATACATTTGTGGGACTTTTTGGAATTTGTTGTCACTCATCGGACTGCTCTTTACATACAAATGTCACCCTTCATAGTGCACAAAATTGGGCAGCCACCGATATCCGAACACGAGAGAAACATGCAGAGCattattagaaaaaagatCAACGGTATCGGTATGCCGGTTCCAAAATCACGCGGAACCTTGTTGACTGACTTATCTCACGATCTGAAAGATCTGAAAGAGGAAATCGACGACCGTAAGTTTG ATGAAATGCAACCGGAACCAAAAAGGAGTGTAGTCGACATGCACCCAGGAGCTCCGAATGCGATGCCGAATAGCAACGAGGGGCAGCATGGACGGACTCAGAGACCTTCTCTTATCGACTTACTTACAGGGGATCTCGGTTCGCGTGCTCATATCAATCGTACCCCTGCAGAGACTCCCTCTCAACATTCTCAGCCTACACCAGTGTCTCATCCAACTCCACCACACACTTGTAATCAATCACTCATCCCAAAATCAGCACATGCGATTCAACCTCAATTCCCTGTCATACATCCACCAACTTCAGTACAACCAACTACTAATGTCACCAGAG GCTCTGCATCGAGTACAAGTGCCGGATCAACAACATTGAAGGAGGTCAGCGAGGACAGTACTAAGGATATGCAACTGGATCAGCCTCTTTCGACag ATAGATCCCAACCATCTTCTGCTAATGATGAACATAACAATGTTAAGTCTCACCCTATATTACCTCATCAAAAGACGTCCAAACTGCGCTTTGTCTCTTCTGTAGAGTTTAGGCACTCTTCAG GAGAAACCTTAACAACTCAATTGAGTCCAAGCAGTCCAACCGAGGACAGCTCTGGGGAATCTCGCAGCAACAGACCACGTCTACAGCGTTCAACAGGACAAAGCAAGAAAACTTTTCGCTTAAGAAAAAGTCGAAGGAGTCGTATTGAA gTGTCACATATAAAATTGGAGTCCCCAGATACTTCCAATCAACCGATGGCATCAACTCCACCAACAGCTACGGAACTATCAGTTTCTGGTATCCCATCTGAATCATCATCAATTCGATCGAAGCGTAGTCTATCTGCTCGTCAAGGACACAATGATAGTCGTGGTAATCATCAACAATCGGACATATCGTGGGACGAAGATACCAGCGTGGTTTCGCAAACTTCGAGTACTTCCGGTTATCGCGATTCTTATAGCATGCAACTTATCTCATTGGAAAGTGGAATTCAATCCGCTCCGCCCTTGGCCTCACCTGATCTCAACGATCTGCCCTCTACCAGTAGCGCTACAACGAATTACATTGTATGCGATGGTAGCTCACCTGATTGTTCGATTAATGGAAGtggaggagaaaaaactgcCTTATTAACAAACAGTCAGCGATCATCGTCCCAGCACTCTCTACTTATGGTATTTCAAACACAGGACGAGGACACGTTAATCTGA